AGTTAAACCACGGATTTGTAGGTCTTCATTCGCTCCAACAAAGTGTTGAATATATAGGGTGTCAACAATTTCTACTTTAGTAATATTGTCCCCACCACCAGTAAAGGTTGCACCTGAAACTTGTAAATCTGTGTTGTCAGAAGACAAAGTTGTTGCATTACCTGCCGAACCAATAGTTTTAGCTGTTATTGTTAATTCGTTTCCATTAATTGCAACAGTATATCCTAATGCTTCGATAGCTGTTTTAATTGAAGCGGCAGTTGTAGCTTCATCAACAGAAGCATTCCATTCAGCACCTTCGGTTAAGGAATCACCACCAATTTCTAATATAGCTCCAGTTAAAGTTGAAAAGTCAACAACAGTAACAGTTGCAGTTGCATAAACAGAATTGATAACATTTAATGAATCTACTTGGCGAATATATGATTGAGCCCAATTGATAGAGTCAAGAGTATAATTAGTCCAACGGCTGAAATATCTTGGTGTTCCATCATTCTCGTCTGTAAATACGTGGTCTTTTGGGTCAAACATAGTTCCAATCATTTGGGTAAATGATCTGCCTAACTGATCATCGTACATAATATGTACACTGTCTGGAAATAAGAAAAGGACATAAGGAGTATAAGAAAGTCCGTTTGCATTTGCGTAGTCATTTGCGAAAAAATACCAACCGCTCTCTTCCCTTCTGTCATTCCTCTGATTCATTTTTTGAAGAAACCCTGCTTCTTCAATAGCTTGATAACGGTGAGGATTGTTGTCCAAAGTTATCACATTGGTGCTTTGTTGAGCTGTAGATAAACCACAAAAGCCCAAAAATAAAGCCATCGATAATACAATTTTTTTCATATTTAATTTTTTTGAGTGTGCAAATATAAATAAAAAGCTTCTGAAAAATGCTGCTACATTTTTTGCTTTGCTAGATATAACCGAATAGATACTATATGTCCCCTAAGTGCGGACGCAGAATTATTTCTTCCAACACTGTGTGTTTTCTATTGTGCCAGGCGGTCAAAACGAACTGAGCCACATCATCAGGCATCATAAATCTTTCCGGTGGCAAATCAGTATCTGCCCAACTGTTTGTGAGGGTAGCACCGGGCATCAGTGCTGTTACGCCAATATTCAGATGTTTAAGTTCTTGACGTAAAATTCTGGTAAAGCCCAACAATCCATATTTACTGATACTGTATGAGCCTCCATTACTGTGGGCAGTAATAGAGGCGGTGGAACACATATTAAACACATAGCCGTCTTTGCTTTTTTCTATTACAGGCAATAACTTTCTGACAAGGTAATAAGGTGCGGCTAAGTTAATTGCCATTTCTTTTTCAAAAACACCCTCTTCTTCGTGTATTGTAGCACCCGGTAAAAAAATTCCGGCATTGTTGATTAAAAGGTTCAATTCTCCAAAGGTTTGATTCACAAATGCTGCAAATTTCATTACCTCCTCCTTGTGTTCAAAATCAGCTTGAAAAGTATGGATTGTTACCCCTGTCTGATGTAATACTTCTTTGTGCAGAGACTGTAAATT
The sequence above is drawn from the Bacteroidia bacterium genome and encodes:
- a CDS encoding T9SS type A sorting domain-containing protein, encoding MKKIVLSMALFLGFCGLSTAQQSTNVITLDNNPHRYQAIEEAGFLQKMNQRNDRREESGWYFFANDYANANGLSYTPYVLFLFPDSVHIMYDDQLGRSFTQMIGTMFDPKDHVFTDENDGTPRYFSRWTNYTLDSINWAQSYIRQVDSLNVINSVYATATVTVVDFSTLTGAILEIGGDSLTEGAEWNASVDEATTAASIKTAIEALGYTVAINGNELTITAKTIGSAGNATTLSSDNTDLQVSGATFTGGGDNITKVEIVDTLYIQHFVGANEDLQIRGLTFQGDAQTYYAGMPNIDKYVPQTIMNTGAYKTDTIFLTKEFQDSMTEDLKFRSRRLSMFVGKQMNGSNNIPDNLYGISFLFKPMKKYTFNDTLISVNKDVTIGNKHNLLAISYYAQDGQSLRIVDPEAINNMFATQSDLRYGSTGQGGWKSYRPFLSGFSGVAFHATSQNVDVVTPNANGYGLGNGYPNPTDNAMSFAIPFSLGAAQTVTFDIKDITGRTVKTISAEYAAGNNFIEVETTGLNAGVYFYTMNTANFNATGKVIIK
- a CDS encoding SDR family oxidoreductase; amino-acid sequence: MKKTAVITGGTKGIGKSLVLHFAKAGFDIITNSRSAQNLQSLHKEVLHQTGVTIHTFQADFEHKEEVMKFAAFVNQTFGELNLLINNAGIFLPGATIHEEEGVFEKEMAINLAAPYYLVRKLLPVIEKSKDGYVFNMCSTASITAHSNGGSYSISKYGLLGFTRILRQELKHLNIGVTALMPGATLTNSWADTDLPPERFMMPDDVAQFVLTAWHNRKHTVLEEIILRPHLGDI